A stretch of Flavobacterium sp. N1994 DNA encodes these proteins:
- a CDS encoding peptidoglycan DD-metalloendopeptidase family protein, translating into MAKKVKYYFDTESLAYRKIKPKLSKKLGYAGLFLLASGLFGFLCFVALLNTSLLETPKDRLQAREIETMKLRYAILNKKMDQVDEVLADVEDRDNNIYRAYFNTSPIPAEQRKAGFGGVNRYKELEGYNNSELVINTSKRVDVISKELAIQSKSLDEILKLAKEKNKLLSAIPAIQPVKNEQLKRMASGFGYRSDPFTKVRKMHEGMDFTSPTGTPIYATGDGIVVSADNSKSGYGNHIEINHGFGYLTLYGHLSKYKCRAGQRVKRGDVIGYVGSTGRSEAPHLHYEVHKDGKVVNPLNFYYGNISAAEYVVISKMANQENQSLD; encoded by the coding sequence ATGGCGAAAAAAGTAAAGTATTATTTCGATACCGAAAGTTTAGCTTACCGAAAAATCAAACCTAAACTGTCCAAAAAACTAGGATATGCTGGGTTGTTTTTATTAGCCTCTGGGCTGTTTGGTTTTCTTTGTTTTGTGGCTTTATTAAATACTTCCCTTTTAGAAACTCCCAAAGACCGTTTGCAAGCTCGTGAAATTGAAACCATGAAATTGCGTTATGCCATTTTGAATAAAAAAATGGATCAAGTAGACGAAGTTTTAGCCGATGTGGAGGATAGAGATAATAACATTTACCGAGCTTATTTTAATACTTCTCCTATTCCGGCGGAACAACGCAAGGCTGGTTTTGGGGGTGTGAACCGATATAAAGAATTAGAAGGCTATAACAATTCGGAATTAGTCATCAATACTTCTAAACGAGTGGATGTTATTTCAAAAGAGTTGGCTATACAATCGAAATCACTAGATGAAATTTTGAAATTGGCTAAAGAAAAAAATAAATTATTATCAGCCATTCCAGCTATACAACCTGTAAAAAACGAACAGTTGAAACGCATGGCATCGGGCTTTGGTTATCGTAGTGATCCTTTTACCAAAGTGCGTAAAATGCATGAAGGAATGGATTTTACTTCCCCAACAGGCACCCCTATTTATGCTACTGGTGACGGTATAGTCGTTAGTGCTGACAATTCAAAATCAGGGTATGGGAATCATATTGAAATCAATCATGGCTTTGGATATTTGACTTTATATGGTCATTTAAGCAAATACAAATGCAGAGCTGGACAACGTGTTAAGCGTGGTGATGTCATTGGGTATGTGGGAAGCACTGGAAGAAGTGAGGCACCTCATTTACATTATGAAGTACACAAAGACGGTAAAGTAGTAAATCCGTTGAATTTTTATTATGGAAATATATCGGCTGCAGAATATGTAGTGATCTCCAAAATGGCTAATCAAGAAAATCAATCTCTAGACTAA